In the Salmo trutta chromosome 13, fSalTru1.1, whole genome shotgun sequence genome, GCATGTCCACCTCTGAGGCGCCTGGTGTGAGCAGTAACTCCAGCACCGTGCCCTGGgaccctggttcctctggtcCTCCTGGCCCCACAGACTGGCCGTCGGTGGCCAACAGCGTGGTGAAGATGATGCTGATCTCAGCCattgtgtgtatgtctctgtttGGTAacgtggtggtgttgttggtgttcCAGAGGAAGCCTCAGCTCCTCCACGTGGCCAACCGCTTCGTGCTCAACCTCCTCCTGGCAGACCTGCTCCAGACCATGCTGGTCATGCCCTTCGCCATCGCTGCCACCGTGCCTGGTGTGTGGCCCCTGGATGCCCGCTTCTGCCAGGCCCTGGTAGTGCTCATGCACCTGTTTGCCTTCGCCGGGGTGAACACCATCATCGTGGTGTCGGTGGACCGTTATCTGGCCATCATCCACCCGCTGTCCTACCCCACCCGCATGACCCCTCATCTGGGCACCAacctcattgcctgcacctgGGTGTTGAGTCTGCTCCAGAGCACGCCGCCCCTCTACGGCTGGGGGGCCATAGACTTTGACCGCAGGCATAACGTGTGTTCTGTGGTGTGGTCCTCCAGCCTGTCCTACTCAGTCCTAGTTGCCACCTGCTCCTTCTGGCTGCCGGTGCTCATCATGCTGGGCTGTTACTGGATGGTATTCAGGGCAGCTAGGAGGCAGAACGCCCTGGTGCACCCCATCCAGACACACTCTAAGTCCCAGCCCAACCTGCCTCTGGATCCCCAGGCCCCCTGCCCAGGCAGCGCCCAGCGCCCACCCCAACAGGCACCCCCACCCCTGGACTCCTTCTCAGCCGGGGGGTACCCCATCCGGGGCAGGCACAGACGCTTCCACTACCACTGCAAGGCAGCCCGGGTGGTGTTCGTCATCATGGCCTCGTACATCCTGAGCATGGGACCTTACAGTGTTCTCAACACGGTCTCCATTCGCTCCAGTGCTGCTGTGCCTCCATGGCTGGCCTCCCTAGCCCTGGTGCTCTTCTTCTTGCAGTGCTGCCTCCACCCCTACATCTACGGCTACATGCACCGCAGCGTGAGGAAGGAGTTCCTGGCCCTGCTGTGTGGTCCTCTCTGCAGGCAGGGCCGTCCCTGCCACAACTCCGCCCAGGACAGCTGCTTCACCGTGACCGACGGACGCTCCATGCACCCCAACCTGCCCAGTCTGGCCACACGTGTCTGCCCCCTCCGCACCTGGGAGGAGGGCACCACCACAGaggccacctcctcctcccccaccatgGATAGGAGGTCCAGGGACACCCACAAAGAGACCGCCAGCCTGAGCTCTGAGAGAGAGCTGACTGTCCACACCACTACCAAGTAGAACAGTCTACAGCGAAACAGCCTGGGAGATGGGTTGACTCGTCTTTCATGTGGATATTTTCACATGCAATGAAGACATCATGGTTATTCAGCATGGTTAAACTTGAGCAGATCTGCCTTCTAGTCTACAGGGTTATCCATTCTGACATAGACTGTTTGTTGTGATTCGGGGTTGTTGTATTTTTGATGGCTAGATTGACCAAGTAATGCTTATTTGCCATAGACATGGTTCCAGGAAAAGAATTGCAACCTGAGTTGCAGTATTTTCCTTGAAAAGCCATTGTTGGCTCTCCTATTGTTAGGTCATGGTTGACGCGGCATTGAAAAAAGCGTATCTACTGTTATGTCTACGAGAGTACTAGACAGGGTCACCAAAGTGTATTTATTGATAATTTTGTGCATTCAAAAGTATGTTTCGATATGGCATTAGCCATTGAGAAATATAAAGGGAAGGGGGAGTGTTTCTAGAGGCAATCTCTGTCAAATTGCCACAAAATAGATCACATATCATATCAACTTGAAAAAGCATGCCACAAATGTACTTGATTTGAGTGTTGTAAATGTCGCTACAGAACACAATTTCCCCTTGGTGACAGCTTCTGTTTATCTTCTGTGAGGAGCATGATTAGAATGTGTTAACCGTTACCGCTCACCCTGCCCATAGTGTATAACACGTGATGTCAAGGAAGAGATGGCCGAGAGAGATCAACATGACCAGTGATTCATTAGTCTAGATCACTACTTTAGCACCAGAATCATGCTGCCTTCCCCAAACAGCATCTCATCTGGCTAATATCGCCCATTTATCTGTGCCCCATGATTCAGTCAGTCTAAGCAGCCTGCCAGTGCAGCCAATTAATTCAGGGTGTTATGGGGACTGGGGACTGTCCATGCCTGTCCTCAAAGCCTATTGAGCGGCTGAACCGTCTGGTTCCCTTTCAAAGCAGCTCGTCAGTGAGCTGTACAGTGTCTCATTGACTGTTCCCCTCCACTACCAAGTGGATGGCTCGACCAAGCCTTCTGAAAGCTACACTGTTCATGTTTGCCTTAGCCAATTTGTCCCTCTCATCTCAGAGTTTTAAAGGAGGCTGAGAGCTCTCAAACTCCCATTACCTGTACACTGCAATGCATCTTGGTAGGGCTCCACTGACTATATCCGCTCACTTAGCCGCTTCTGTAAAGCGTAGTTAGTATTAGTATACCATAAGTATTGGTGTTACTTTATCTTTGCACTTTATCAGAGCTTAGGGCATGGAGGTCAGACTAGTAGTCGATATGAAACAGGTTAGAGTACTGTAAACCCAGTACTATAGCTGGGTTTACATGTTGAGACCTCTGAAAATACTGATGGTCTCAAACGTTCAATATAGtaaatgtacatacagtgcattgggaaagtattcagaccccttgacttttttcacattttgtttccttacagccttattctaaaatggattaaatatttttttccctcatcaatctacacacaatgccccaaaatgacaacgcaaaaacaggttattattTACATAGCAAACAGTCGGAATAgttatgagactccaaattgagctaaggagcatcctgttcccattgatcatccttgagatgtttctacaacttgtttggagtccacctgtggtaaat is a window encoding:
- the LOC115204884 gene encoding probable G-protein coupled receptor 101, producing MSTSEAPGVSSNSSTVPWDPGSSGPPGPTDWPSVANSVVKMMLISAIVCMSLFGNVVVLLVFQRKPQLLHVANRFVLNLLLADLLQTMLVMPFAIAATVPGVWPLDARFCQALVVLMHLFAFAGVNTIIVVSVDRYLAIIHPLSYPTRMTPHLGTNLIACTWVLSLLQSTPPLYGWGAIDFDRRHNVCSVVWSSSLSYSVLVATCSFWLPVLIMLGCYWMVFRAARRQNALVHPIQTHSKSQPNLPLDPQAPCPGSAQRPPQQAPPPLDSFSAGGYPIRGRHRRFHYHCKAARVVFVIMASYILSMGPYSVLNTVSIRSSAAVPPWLASLALVLFFLQCCLHPYIYGYMHRSVRKEFLALLCGPLCRQGRPCHNSAQDSCFTVTDGRSMHPNLPSLATRVCPLRTWEEGTTTEATSSSPTMDRRSRDTHKETASLSSERELTVHTTTK